A single genomic interval of Canis lupus dingo isolate Sandy chromosome 6, ASM325472v2, whole genome shotgun sequence harbors:
- the INO80E gene encoding INO80 complex subunit E isoform X3 translates to MNGPADGEVDYKKKYRNLKRKLKFLIYEHECFQEELRKAQRKLLKVSRDKSFLLDRLLQYENVDEDSSDSDATASSDNSETEGTPKLSDTPAPKRKRSPPLGGAPSPSSLSLPPSTGFPLQASTAPSPYLSSMAVGPPDCPVGGPLTFPGRGSGAGVGAALAPLPPPKMPPPTILSAVPRQMFSDAGSGDDALDGDDDLVIDIPE, encoded by the exons ATGAACGGGCCGGCGGACGGCGAAGTGGACTACAAGAAAAAATACCGGAACCTGAAGCGGAAGCTCAAGTTCCTCATCTAC GAACACGAGTGCTTCCAGGAGGAGCTGAGGAAGGCGCAGAGGAAGTTGCTGAAGGTGTCCCGGGATAAGAG TTTCCTCCTAGACCGACTTCTGCAGTACGAGAACGTGGATGAAGATTCCTCTG ACTCAGATGCCACTGCATCTTCAGATAACAGCGAGACAGAGGGAACACCCAAGCTGTCGGACACGCCAGCCCCCAAGAG GAAGAGAAGCCCTCCGCTGGggggtgccccctccccctccagtctctccctgcctccttcaaCGGGGTTTCCCCTTCAGGCCTCCACGGCCCCCTCCCCGTACCTGAGCTCG ATGGCGGTGGGACCCCCCGACTGCCCTGTGGGAGGGCCGCTGACCTTCCCGGGCCGGGGTtccggggctggggtgggggcagccctggcccCACTGCCTCCACCCAAGATGCCCCCGCCAACCATCCTGAGCGCCGTCCCTCGGCAGATGTTCAGCGACGCGGGCAGCGGGGACGATGCCCTGGATGGGGACGATGACCTGGTGATCGACATCCCGGAGTGA
- the HIRIP3 gene encoding HIRA-interacting protein 3 — MARENEMQEFICSFFRGRPDLSTLTHSIVRRRFLAHAGRDHLEPDEKQALKRLVEKELLKVQVDEAGAREEKVDLAKKAKRPPTTSSGPQRKRFRFNSESEPSSAASSPDCFGPTAENEMVAAEVSPTEESPKPASKKAVEESSDKEEQQRGLTAKTGLEVEKESSEEEEGSARTSKVSKEQSEEEEEEESKGRIRKKPVTKNKQAPSKTSASRKQAREESEDSEKEPTQRTRKAEGKKGTKSHQESEKDSEEEDTLAKKKDNREEEEHWKAGAGSNGGNKSAWEERSCKQKSRAARLLGDSRDREEEKEKAETSSGDNSGGDEESLVQRKRKDRTPRKGGKRQSGSSEDEEDSWRKVKPTTEGPGKTVEVGSIGEASDSEREVSDSEAGDSPKREMENQSSKKSSRKGRTRSSSSSTDGSPEPKGRKAGSGRRGEDHPAVTRLKRYIRACGAYRNYKKLLGPCRSHKERVSVLRAELEALGMKGNPSLEKCRALKERREEAAEVASLDITNIISGSGRPRRRTAWNPSGEADPPGELYRRTLGSDDEQPRVPPPDWSHMRGIISSDGESN; from the exons ATGGCGCGGGAGAACGAGATGCAGGAGTTCATCTGTAGCTTTTTCCGAGGCCGCCCGGACCTCAG CACGCTCACGCACTCCATCGTGCGGCGGAGGTTCTTGGCTCACGCGGGCCGCGACCACCTGGAACCCGACGAGAAGCAGGCGTTGAAGCGGCTAGTGGAAAAGGAGCTGCTGAAGGTGCAG GTGGATGAAGCAGGTGCCAGGGAAGAGAAGGTAGATCTTGCCAAGAAGGCAAAGAGACCTCCCACCACGAGCAGTGGCCCCCAGAGGAAAAGGTTCCGTTTCAATTCGGAGTCAG AGCCCAGTTCTGCAGCCTCCAGTCCAGACTGCTTTGGCCCCACAGCAGAGAATGAGATGGTGGCAGCAGAAGTCAGTCCAACTGAGGAGAGTCCAAAGCCAGCTTCAAAGAAAGCAGTTGAGGAGAGTAGTGATAAAGAAGAACAGCAGAGGGGCCTGACTGCAAAGACTGGATtagaggtggagaaggagagcagtgaggaggaagagggctCTGCCAGAACAAGTAAGGTCTCCAAGGAACAGAgcgaggaagaggaggaggaggaatctAAAGGCAGGATTAGGAAGAAACCAGTGACAAAGAATAAGCAGGCACCAAGCAAAACTTCAGCCAGTAGGAAGCAGGCAAGGGAGGAGAGTGAGGACAGTGAGAAGGAACCTACCCAGAGGacaagaaaggcagagggaaagaaaggtacTAAAAGCCACCAGGAAAGTGAAAAGGATAGCGAGGAGGAGGACACCCTAGCCAAGAAGAAAGacaacagagaggaagaggagcatTGGAAAGCTGGAGCCGGGAGCAATGGAGGGAATAAGTCAGCGTGGGAGGAGAGGAGCTGTAAGCAGAAAAGCAGGGCAGCAAGACTGCTGGGAGACTcaagggacagagaggaagaaaaggaaaaagcagagacAAGTAGTGGAGATAACAGCGGGGGAGATGAAGAGTCCCTagtgcagagaaagagaaaggataggACCCCACGGAAGGGTGGGAAAAGGCAGAGTGGAAGCAGCGAGGATGAGGAAGACAGCTGGAGAAAGGTGAAACCAACTACTGAAGGCCCTGGAAAGACAGTAGAAGTGGGCAGTATCGGTGAGGCGAGTGACTCGGAGAGGGAGGTGAGTGACAGTGAGGCAGGGGATAGCCCTAAGCGGGAGATGGAGAATCAGTCTTCCAAGAAGAGCTCCAGAAAGGGCAGGACCCGAAGCTCCTCCTCTTCCACAGATGGCAGTCCGGAACCCAAAGGCAGGAAG GCTGGCTCTGGTCGCCGTGGTGAGGACCACCCAGCTGTGACGAGGCTAAAGCGCTACATTCGGGCCTGTGGTGCCTATCGCAACTACAAGAAGTTGTTGGGCCCCTGCCGCTCACACAAGGAGCGTGTCAGTGTCCTCCGGGCAGAGCTGGAAGCCCTGGGCATGAAGG GTAACCCTTCCTTAGAGAAGTGCCGGGCCCTGAAAGAGCGGCGGGAGGAGGCAGCTGAGGTGGCCTCCTTGGACATTACCAACATCATCAGCGGTTCAG GCCGGCCACGCAGACGTACAGCTTGGAACCCGTCAGGAGAAGCTGACCCCCCAGGGGAGCTATACCGCCGGACTTTGGGCTCAGATGATGAGCAGCCCCGTGTCCCACCCCCGGATTGGTCACATATGCGTGGCATCATCAGCAGTGATGGAGAGAGTAACTGA
- the INO80E gene encoding INO80 complex subunit E isoform X1 — MNGPADGEVDYKKKYRNLKRKLKFLIYEHECFQEELRKAQRKLLKVSRDKSFLLDRLLQYENVDEDSSDSDATASSDNSETEGTPKLSDTPAPKRKRSPPLGGAPSPSSLSLPPSTGFPLQASTAPSPYLSSLASPPYPPFPSDYLALQLPEPSPLRPKREKRPRLPRKLKMAVGPPDCPVGGPLTFPGRGSGAGVGAALAPLPPPKMPPPTILSAVPRQMFSDAGSGDDALDGDDDLVIDIPE, encoded by the exons ATGAACGGGCCGGCGGACGGCGAAGTGGACTACAAGAAAAAATACCGGAACCTGAAGCGGAAGCTCAAGTTCCTCATCTAC GAACACGAGTGCTTCCAGGAGGAGCTGAGGAAGGCGCAGAGGAAGTTGCTGAAGGTGTCCCGGGATAAGAG TTTCCTCCTAGACCGACTTCTGCAGTACGAGAACGTGGATGAAGATTCCTCTG ACTCAGATGCCACTGCATCTTCAGATAACAGCGAGACAGAGGGAACACCCAAGCTGTCGGACACGCCAGCCCCCAAGAG GAAGAGAAGCCCTCCGCTGGggggtgccccctccccctccagtctctccctgcctccttcaaCGGGGTTTCCCCTTCAGGCCTCCACGGCCCCCTCCCCGTACCTGAGCTCG ctggcttcccccccctaccccccattCCCTTCTGACTACCTGGCCCTGCAGCTGCCCGAGCCCAGCCCCCTGAGGCCCAAGCGGGAGAAACGGCCCCGCCTGCCCCGGAAACTCAAG ATGGCGGTGGGACCCCCCGACTGCCCTGTGGGAGGGCCGCTGACCTTCCCGGGCCGGGGTtccggggctggggtgggggcagccctggcccCACTGCCTCCACCCAAGATGCCCCCGCCAACCATCCTGAGCGCCGTCCCTCGGCAGATGTTCAGCGACGCGGGCAGCGGGGACGATGCCCTGGATGGGGACGATGACCTGGTGATCGACATCCCGGAGTGA
- the INO80E gene encoding INO80 complex subunit E isoform X4: MNGPADGEVDYKKKYRNLKRKLKFLIYEHECFQEELRKAQRKLLKVSRDKSFLLDRLLQYENVDEDSSDSDATASSDNSETEGTPKLSDTPAPKRKRSPPLGGAPSPSSLSLPPSTGFPLQASTAPSPYLSSLASPPYPPFPSDYLALQLPEPSPLRPKREKRPRLPRKLKRAHSGCSVEEELALGEAEGRESS; this comes from the exons ATGAACGGGCCGGCGGACGGCGAAGTGGACTACAAGAAAAAATACCGGAACCTGAAGCGGAAGCTCAAGTTCCTCATCTAC GAACACGAGTGCTTCCAGGAGGAGCTGAGGAAGGCGCAGAGGAAGTTGCTGAAGGTGTCCCGGGATAAGAG TTTCCTCCTAGACCGACTTCTGCAGTACGAGAACGTGGATGAAGATTCCTCTG ACTCAGATGCCACTGCATCTTCAGATAACAGCGAGACAGAGGGAACACCCAAGCTGTCGGACACGCCAGCCCCCAAGAG GAAGAGAAGCCCTCCGCTGGggggtgccccctccccctccagtctctccctgcctccttcaaCGGGGTTTCCCCTTCAGGCCTCCACGGCCCCCTCCCCGTACCTGAGCTCG ctggcttcccccccctaccccccattCCCTTCTGACTACCTGGCCCTGCAGCTGCCCGAGCCCAGCCCCCTGAGGCCCAAGCGGGAGAAACGGCCCCGCCTGCCCCGGAAACTCAAG AGAGCTCACTCTGGCTGCAGTGTGGAGGAGGAACTGGCTCTGGGAGAGGCTGAAGGCAGGGAGTCCAGTTAG
- the INO80E gene encoding INO80 complex subunit E isoform X2, with translation MNGPADGEVDYKKKYRNLKRKLKFLIYEHECFQEELRKAQRKLLKVSRDKSFLLDRLLQYENVDEDSSDSDATASSDNSETEGTPKLSDTPAPKRKRSPPLGGAPSPSSLSLPPSTGFPLQASTAPSPYLSSLPEPSPLRPKREKRPRLPRKLKMAVGPPDCPVGGPLTFPGRGSGAGVGAALAPLPPPKMPPPTILSAVPRQMFSDAGSGDDALDGDDDLVIDIPE, from the exons ATGAACGGGCCGGCGGACGGCGAAGTGGACTACAAGAAAAAATACCGGAACCTGAAGCGGAAGCTCAAGTTCCTCATCTAC GAACACGAGTGCTTCCAGGAGGAGCTGAGGAAGGCGCAGAGGAAGTTGCTGAAGGTGTCCCGGGATAAGAG TTTCCTCCTAGACCGACTTCTGCAGTACGAGAACGTGGATGAAGATTCCTCTG ACTCAGATGCCACTGCATCTTCAGATAACAGCGAGACAGAGGGAACACCCAAGCTGTCGGACACGCCAGCCCCCAAGAG GAAGAGAAGCCCTCCGCTGGggggtgccccctccccctccagtctctccctgcctccttcaaCGGGGTTTCCCCTTCAGGCCTCCACGGCCCCCTCCCCGTACCTGAGCTCG CTGCCCGAGCCCAGCCCCCTGAGGCCCAAGCGGGAGAAACGGCCCCGCCTGCCCCGGAAACTCAAG ATGGCGGTGGGACCCCCCGACTGCCCTGTGGGAGGGCCGCTGACCTTCCCGGGCCGGGGTtccggggctggggtgggggcagccctggcccCACTGCCTCCACCCAAGATGCCCCCGCCAACCATCCTGAGCGCCGTCCCTCGGCAGATGTTCAGCGACGCGGGCAGCGGGGACGATGCCCTGGATGGGGACGATGACCTGGTGATCGACATCCCGGAGTGA